In one window of Arachis ipaensis cultivar K30076 chromosome B06, Araip1.1, whole genome shotgun sequence DNA:
- the LOC110263415 gene encoding uncharacterized protein LOC110263415 translates to MLLRKEMKKSKPDFITDLNKSCLSTDVDRLTYSVLPPDNGIGEVGLDFALAQVNGLWQLLHIAFAKRPIFMTRTYMFVHYDHKDSVQFFNTFILNFYGNRNNYVPLRGLEEGGTVKDLGFKLYYFCIFFQFLVLEFELEIYFVSEY, encoded by the exons ATGCTACtcagaaaagaaatgaaaaaaagtaAGCCGGATTTTATCACTGACTTGAATAAGAGTTGCCTTTCTACAGATGTTGACAGGCTTACGTATTCAGTGTTGCCTCCTGATAATGGTATTGGGGAAGTTGGTCTGGACTTTGCTTTAGCCCAAGTCAATGGTCTATG GCAGCTCTTGCACATAGCTTTTGCAAAGCGACCTATATTTATGACCAGGACATACATGTTTGTACATTACGACCATAAAGATTCTGTACAGTTCTTCAACacttttatcttaaatttttatggaaATAGGAATAACTATGTGCCCTTAAGAGGGCTAGAGGAAGGAGGAACAGTAAAAGACTTAGGATTTAAGTTGTattatttctgtattttttttcaatttttagttttggaatttgaactcgagatttattttgtatctgagtattag